From the genome of Eublepharis macularius isolate TG4126 chromosome 12, MPM_Emac_v1.0, whole genome shotgun sequence, one region includes:
- the ASPHD1 gene encoding aspartate beta-hydroxylase domain-containing protein 1: MPSIMADWGLHGLLSPLLPDTSSWRPRPEPTIAILGSLALLFIWYCYRVGSGQAAPASHQQGVPTEERCPRRALRGDAVNQRLYRSLRDYAKRYSWSGMNRLHKGIRDQAHYQLGERLAIQKPSTFYLPDLPSAPYFPRESQRHDVEILELSFAAILREFEGIAWDFAPGTPIPRGWTINANPGWHSYYLYRQGECMAQNCRSCPWTYRALSALRTFVSANRFGNACFSVLQPGTVLPGTYGPTNTRVRCHLGLKVPSSCELVVGGEPQCWSEGYCLLVDDSFLHTTAHNGSPTDGPRVIFIVDLWHPNVAGPERQALDYIFAPGR; encoded by the exons ATGCCCAGTATCATGGCAGACTGGGGGCTCCATGGCCTCCTTTCGCCACTCCTCCCTGACACATCATCTTGGCGTCCCCGGCCAGAGCCCACCATAGCTATCCTGGGTTCCCTGGCTTTGCTGTTTATCTGGTATTGCTACCGGGTAGGGAGTGGGCAGGCAGCCCCTGCGTCTCACCAGCAGGGAGTGCCAACAGAGGAACGATGCCCTCGCCGTGCCCTCAGGGGTGATGCCGTAAACCAGCGTCTGTATCGCAGCCTGCGAGATTATGCCAAGCGCTACTCGTGGTCTGGCATGAACCGGCTACACAAAGGCATCCGAGACCAGGCCCATTATCAGTTGGGGGAACGTCTTGCTATCCAGAAACCCAGCACCTTCTATCTCCCTGATTTGCCCTCTGCCCCCTACTTCCCTCGGGAGTCCCAGCGCCATGATGTAGAGATCCTCGAACTCAGTTTTGCAGCTATCTTGCGTGAATTTGAGGGCATCGCATGGGATTTTGCACCTGGAACTCCAATACCGCGGGGATGGACAATCAATGCAAACCCTGGCTGGCATAGCTATTACCTCTACCGGCAGGGGGAGTGCATGGCACAGAACTGTCGCAGCTGCCCATGGACCTACCGGGCACTCAGTGCGCTACGTACCTTTGTAAGCGCCAACCGTTTTGGAAACGCTTGCTTTAGCGTCTTGCAGCCTGGAACCGTGCTACCAGGGACTTACGGGCCAACCAATACCAGAGTGCGATGTCATCTAG GGCTGAAGGTGCCATCCAGTTGTGAGCTGGTAGTGGGTGGTGAGCCACAGTGCTGGTCAGAAGGCTACTGCCTCTTAGTAGACGACTCCTTCTTGCACACAACAGCACACAATG GTTCTCCGACCGATGGGCCACGGGTGATTTTTATTGTTGACCTCTGGCACCCCAATGTGGCAGGACCTGAGCGTCAGGCTCTAGACTATATCTTTGCTCCAGGCCGATAG